A portion of the Panthera tigris isolate Pti1 chromosome E1, P.tigris_Pti1_mat1.1, whole genome shotgun sequence genome contains these proteins:
- the KRBA2 gene encoding KRAB-A domain-containing protein 2 isoform X2, producing the protein MMPQKAGNDSPGVSSTSETEMEISDMREKFLTSVTKLVESKSYNSKVFSKEKYFQTIKEVKEAKEKGKKSSRDYRRAAKYDVISVQGTEKLIEAAHRERDRIRYYVHKEELFDILHDTHLNIGHGGRTRMLKELQGKYGNVTKEVIVLYLTLCKQCHQKNPVPKRGLAPKPMPFKDIDSRCQVEVFDMQSNADGEFKFILYYQDHSTKFIILRPLRAKQAHEVVSVLLDIFTILGTPGVLESDSGIEFTNQVVNELNEVWPELKIVCGQHRPGQGQGSLERASRDVKNMIRAWMRSHRSRRWAEGLRFVQLARNQVFDVSLQQSPYEAMFGCKAKLGLYSSHLPRETVAILQTEEELEIAEKQLESSLWIRQEERTEMGADRSDMDEDIDPTPPEPTEPGTSQGAPGLFCW; encoded by the coding sequence ATGATGCCCCAGAAAGCTGGAAATGACTCCCCTGGTGTTTCCAGCACAAGTGAAACGGAAATGGAGATAAGTGACATGAGAGAAAAGTTTCTTACAAGTGTGACAAAGTTAGTAGAAAGCAAAAGTTACAACAGCAAggtgttttccaaagaaaagtaCTTTCAAACAATAAAGGAAGTCAAAGAAGccaaggaaaaggggaagaagtCATCACGCGACTACCGCCGTGCAGCAAAATATGACGTGATCTCTGTGCAAGGCACGGAGAAGCTAATAGAGGCCGCTCACAGGGAACGTGATCGAATACGGTATTACGTACATAAGGAAGAGTTGTTTGACATTCTTCACGACACACATCTCAATATTGGACACGGTGGGCGGACACGGATGCTCAAGGAGCTGCAAGGAAAATACGGGAATGTCACCAAAGAAGTCATTGTCCTGTATCTGACACTCTGTAAACAGTGCCACCAGAAGAACCCAGTGCCCAAGAGAGGTCTTGCGCCCAAGCCCATGCCTTTTAAGGACATCGACTCCAGATGCCAAGTTGAAGTATTTGACATGCAGTCAAATGCCGATGGTGAGttcaagtttattttgtattACCAGGACCACTCGACCAAGTTTATCATCTTACGACCGTTAAGAGCTAAACAGGCCCACGAGGTGGTCAGTGTCCTGTTGGATATTTTCACAATTCTCGGTACCCCTGGCGTGTTAGAATCTGACAGTGGCATAGAGTTCACAAACCAGGTTGTTAATGAGCTCAATGAGGTATGGCCGGAGCTGAAGATCGTCTGTGGTCAGCACCGCCCTGGCCAAGGCCAGGGCTCCCTGGAGCGAGCGAGCCGTGACGTCAAGAACATGATACGTGCCTGGATGCGGAGTCACCGCTCACGCCGCTGGGCCGAAGGCCTGCGGTTTGTGCAGCTGGCGAGGAATCAGGTGTTCGACGTTTCCTTGCAGCAAAGTCCATATGAAGCGATGTTTGGCTGTAAGGCCAAACTCGGCCTGTACTCCTCACACTTACCCCGCGAAACCGTGGCCATCTTACAGACAGAGGAAGAGCTGGAAATTGCGGAAAAACAGCTAGAAAGCAGCCTTTGGatcaggcaggaagaaaggacTGAGATGGGAGCAGACAGATCTGATATGGATGAGGACATCGATCCCACGCCTCCGGAACCTACAGAGCCCGGCACCTCACAGGGGGCCCCAGGCCTCTTCTGCTGGTGA
- the KRBA2 gene encoding KRAB-A domain-containing protein 2 isoform X1, with product MLDNYENVVTRGSFLQLSMMPQKAGNDSPGVSSTSETEMEISDMREKFLTSVTKLVESKSYNSKVFSKEKYFQTIKEVKEAKEKGKKSSRDYRRAAKYDVISVQGTEKLIEAAHRERDRIRYYVHKEELFDILHDTHLNIGHGGRTRMLKELQGKYGNVTKEVIVLYLTLCKQCHQKNPVPKRGLAPKPMPFKDIDSRCQVEVFDMQSNADGEFKFILYYQDHSTKFIILRPLRAKQAHEVVSVLLDIFTILGTPGVLESDSGIEFTNQVVNELNEVWPELKIVCGQHRPGQGQGSLERASRDVKNMIRAWMRSHRSRRWAEGLRFVQLARNQVFDVSLQQSPYEAMFGCKAKLGLYSSHLPRETVAILQTEEELEIAEKQLESSLWIRQEERTEMGADRSDMDEDIDPTPPEPTEPGTSQGAPGLFCW from the exons ATGCTGGACAATTATGAGAATGTGGTCACTCGGG GATCCTTCTTACAGCTCTCCATGATGCCCCAGAAAGCTGGAAATGACTCCCCTGGTGTTTCCAGCACAAGTGAAACGGAAATGGAGATAAGTGACATGAGAGAAAAGTTTCTTACAAGTGTGACAAAGTTAGTAGAAAGCAAAAGTTACAACAGCAAggtgttttccaaagaaaagtaCTTTCAAACAATAAAGGAAGTCAAAGAAGccaaggaaaaggggaagaagtCATCACGCGACTACCGCCGTGCAGCAAAATATGACGTGATCTCTGTGCAAGGCACGGAGAAGCTAATAGAGGCCGCTCACAGGGAACGTGATCGAATACGGTATTACGTACATAAGGAAGAGTTGTTTGACATTCTTCACGACACACATCTCAATATTGGACACGGTGGGCGGACACGGATGCTCAAGGAGCTGCAAGGAAAATACGGGAATGTCACCAAAGAAGTCATTGTCCTGTATCTGACACTCTGTAAACAGTGCCACCAGAAGAACCCAGTGCCCAAGAGAGGTCTTGCGCCCAAGCCCATGCCTTTTAAGGACATCGACTCCAGATGCCAAGTTGAAGTATTTGACATGCAGTCAAATGCCGATGGTGAGttcaagtttattttgtattACCAGGACCACTCGACCAAGTTTATCATCTTACGACCGTTAAGAGCTAAACAGGCCCACGAGGTGGTCAGTGTCCTGTTGGATATTTTCACAATTCTCGGTACCCCTGGCGTGTTAGAATCTGACAGTGGCATAGAGTTCACAAACCAGGTTGTTAATGAGCTCAATGAGGTATGGCCGGAGCTGAAGATCGTCTGTGGTCAGCACCGCCCTGGCCAAGGCCAGGGCTCCCTGGAGCGAGCGAGCCGTGACGTCAAGAACATGATACGTGCCTGGATGCGGAGTCACCGCTCACGCCGCTGGGCCGAAGGCCTGCGGTTTGTGCAGCTGGCGAGGAATCAGGTGTTCGACGTTTCCTTGCAGCAAAGTCCATATGAAGCGATGTTTGGCTGTAAGGCCAAACTCGGCCTGTACTCCTCACACTTACCCCGCGAAACCGTGGCCATCTTACAGACAGAGGAAGAGCTGGAAATTGCGGAAAAACAGCTAGAAAGCAGCCTTTGGatcaggcaggaagaaaggacTGAGATGGGAGCAGACAGATCTGATATGGATGAGGACATCGATCCCACGCCTCCGGAACCTACAGAGCCCGGCACCTCACAGGGGGCCCCAGGCCTCTTCTGCTGGTGA